A region of Alosa alosa isolate M-15738 ecotype Scorff River chromosome 17, AALO_Geno_1.1, whole genome shotgun sequence DNA encodes the following proteins:
- the nup50 gene encoding nuclear pore complex protein Nup50 isoform X1, with product MAKRIADKELTDRNWDQEDESEEAGTFSVASMDVMKNRPIKKAKRRNLGGESEGGTSFKGFKGFALSASGPAATAAAAPTFSGFGNGASFKPLAGLTNGNGSSTSGGSALAAPAFGSFSSPGATKPSTTLGSLTFNGPSSAAPPLAVGGERQWNGSASGPTGAAVSVGSSSSSSSSINSSSSAEYRRQLTALNCSVRDWITKHVNDNPLCDLNPIFRDYERHLASIEKKYGGGGGGGGGGVGGAGATATGPPASDAKSEAAPAEGVKTGGLQLTSSGGSSTAVSTSSSGTAAPSLFSFSKDASSSTTTTTSSSSSTPASLPSGVTFNFGQKVDSSVLSSFPPGGGAPSFSFSTSSSALSSSSSSTPSLFGGLSSSSGSGGAAAPSAPFSFSLAKTEAPSAAAAPSTADVNGADEDSEEPPVPVVKEIKEKDAFYSKKCKLFYKKESEFKEKGVGTLHLKTVAEGKLQLLVRADTNLGNILLNIMVSSNMPCSRTGKNNVMVVCVPNPAVDDKNPSTPVPMLIRVKTAEDADELHKLMLEKRA from the exons GCAGGGACATTTTCCGTGGCCAGTATGGATGTGATGAAAAACAGACCTATCAAGAAGGCCAAACGTCGCAATTTGGGTGGAGAG AGTGAGGGAGGCACTTCGTTTAAGGGATTCAAGGGCTTTGCCCTCTCCGCGTCTGGACCGGCggcgacagcagcagcagcccccaCCTTCTCCGGCTTTGGAAATGGTGCCAGCTTCAAGCCCCTGGCTGGCCTGACCAATGGCAACGGCAGCAGCACCAGTGGAGGCTCTGCCCTGGCCGCCCCAGCCTTCGGCAGCTTCTCCTCCCCTGGTGCCACCAAGCCCTCTACCACCCTTG GCTCATTGACATTCAACGGCCCCTCCTCCGCGGCCCCCCCATTGGCTGTGGGCGGTGAGCGACAGTGGAACGGCTCCGCCTCCGGGCCGACAGGAGCAGCAGTGAGcgtgggcagcagcagcagcagcagcagcagcattaacagcagcagcagcgcagaGTACAGGCGGCAGCTCACCGCGCTCAACTGCTCCGTGCGCGACTGGATCACCAAGCACGTCAATGACAACCCGCTGTGCGACCTCAACCCCATCTTCCGCGACTATGAGCGGCACCTGGCCAGCATCGAGAAGAAGTacggcggaggaggaggaggaggcggcggcgGCGTGGGGGGGGCTGGCGCCACGGCAACCGGGCCCCCGGCATCCGATGCCAAGAGTGAGGCTGCACCGGCGGAGGGGGTGAAGACTGGGGGACTGCAGCTGACCAGCAGCGGCGGTAGCTCCACAGCTGTCTCCACCTCCAGCAGTGGCACCGCAGCCCCGTCTCTCTTCAGCTTCAGCAAGGACGCCTccagctccaccaccaccaccacctcctcctcctcctccacccctgcCTCCTTGCCCTCTGGGGTCACCTTTAACTTCGGCCAGAAGGTGGACTCCTCCGTCCTGTCCTCATTCCCCCCCGGCGGAGGAGCGCCCAGcttctccttctccacctcttcatctgcattgtcctcctcctcctcctccaccccctccctcttcgGTGGTCTGAGCTCGAGCAGCGGCAGCGGAGGAGCGGCTGCCCCCTCGGCGCCCTTCTCCTTCAGCCTGGCCAAGACTGAGGCGCCCAGTGCTGCTGCGGCCCCCAGCACAG cAGATGTTAACGGGGCAGATGAGGACTCCGAGGAGCCGCCTGTTCCCGTGGTCAAAGAGATCAAGGAGAAAGATGCCTTCTACTCTAAAAA GTGTAAGCTGTTCTATAAGAAGGAGAGTGAGTTTAAGGAGAAGGGGGTGGGCACGCTGCATCTCAAGACGGTGGCCGAGGGCAAACTGCAGCTGCTGGTCCGTGCTGACACCAATTTGG GAAACATTCTACTGAACATCATGGTGTCATCCAACATGCCCTGCTCGCGCACAGGCAAGAACAATGTGATGGTGGTGTGCGTGCCGAACCCGGCGGTGGACGACAAGAACCCCAGCACGCCCGTGCCCATGCTGATCCGCGTCAAGACTGCGGAGGACGCCGACGAGCTGCACAAGCTCATGCTGGAGAAGCGGGCCTGA
- the nup50 gene encoding nuclear pore complex protein Nup50 isoform X2 — translation MAKRIADKELTDRNWDQEDESEEAGTFSVASMDVMKNRPIKKAKRRNLGGESEGGTSFKGFKGFALSASGPAATAAAAPTFSGFGNGASFKPLAGLTNGNGSSTSGGSALAAPAFGSFSSPGATKPSTTLGSLTFNGPSSAAPPLAVGGERQWNGSASGPTGAAVSVGSSSSSSSSINSSSSAEYRRQLTALNCSVRDWITKHVNDNPLCDLNPIFRDYERHLASIEKKYGGGGGGGGGGVGGAGATATGPPASDAKSEAAPAEGVKTGGLQLTSSGGSSTAVSTSSSGTAAPSLFSFSKDASSSTTTTTSSSSSTPASLPSGVTFNFGQKVDSSVLSSFPPGGGAPSFSFSTSSSALSSSSSSTPSLFGGLSSSSGSGGAAAPSAPFSFSLAKTEAPSAAAAPSTDVNGADEDSEEPPVPVVKEIKEKDAFYSKKCKLFYKKESEFKEKGVGTLHLKTVAEGKLQLLVRADTNLGNILLNIMVSSNMPCSRTGKNNVMVVCVPNPAVDDKNPSTPVPMLIRVKTAEDADELHKLMLEKRA, via the exons GCAGGGACATTTTCCGTGGCCAGTATGGATGTGATGAAAAACAGACCTATCAAGAAGGCCAAACGTCGCAATTTGGGTGGAGAG AGTGAGGGAGGCACTTCGTTTAAGGGATTCAAGGGCTTTGCCCTCTCCGCGTCTGGACCGGCggcgacagcagcagcagcccccaCCTTCTCCGGCTTTGGAAATGGTGCCAGCTTCAAGCCCCTGGCTGGCCTGACCAATGGCAACGGCAGCAGCACCAGTGGAGGCTCTGCCCTGGCCGCCCCAGCCTTCGGCAGCTTCTCCTCCCCTGGTGCCACCAAGCCCTCTACCACCCTTG GCTCATTGACATTCAACGGCCCCTCCTCCGCGGCCCCCCCATTGGCTGTGGGCGGTGAGCGACAGTGGAACGGCTCCGCCTCCGGGCCGACAGGAGCAGCAGTGAGcgtgggcagcagcagcagcagcagcagcagcattaacagcagcagcagcgcagaGTACAGGCGGCAGCTCACCGCGCTCAACTGCTCCGTGCGCGACTGGATCACCAAGCACGTCAATGACAACCCGCTGTGCGACCTCAACCCCATCTTCCGCGACTATGAGCGGCACCTGGCCAGCATCGAGAAGAAGTacggcggaggaggaggaggaggcggcggcgGCGTGGGGGGGGCTGGCGCCACGGCAACCGGGCCCCCGGCATCCGATGCCAAGAGTGAGGCTGCACCGGCGGAGGGGGTGAAGACTGGGGGACTGCAGCTGACCAGCAGCGGCGGTAGCTCCACAGCTGTCTCCACCTCCAGCAGTGGCACCGCAGCCCCGTCTCTCTTCAGCTTCAGCAAGGACGCCTccagctccaccaccaccaccacctcctcctcctcctccacccctgcCTCCTTGCCCTCTGGGGTCACCTTTAACTTCGGCCAGAAGGTGGACTCCTCCGTCCTGTCCTCATTCCCCCCCGGCGGAGGAGCGCCCAGcttctccttctccacctcttcatctgcattgtcctcctcctcctcctccaccccctccctcttcgGTGGTCTGAGCTCGAGCAGCGGCAGCGGAGGAGCGGCTGCCCCCTCGGCGCCCTTCTCCTTCAGCCTGGCCAAGACTGAGGCGCCCAGTGCTGCTGCGGCCCCCAGCACAG ATGTTAACGGGGCAGATGAGGACTCCGAGGAGCCGCCTGTTCCCGTGGTCAAAGAGATCAAGGAGAAAGATGCCTTCTACTCTAAAAA GTGTAAGCTGTTCTATAAGAAGGAGAGTGAGTTTAAGGAGAAGGGGGTGGGCACGCTGCATCTCAAGACGGTGGCCGAGGGCAAACTGCAGCTGCTGGTCCGTGCTGACACCAATTTGG GAAACATTCTACTGAACATCATGGTGTCATCCAACATGCCCTGCTCGCGCACAGGCAAGAACAATGTGATGGTGGTGTGCGTGCCGAACCCGGCGGTGGACGACAAGAACCCCAGCACGCCCGTGCCCATGCTGATCCGCGTCAAGACTGCGGAGGACGCCGACGAGCTGCACAAGCTCATGCTGGAGAAGCGGGCCTGA